One region of Megalopta genalis isolate 19385.01 chromosome 15, iyMegGena1_principal, whole genome shotgun sequence genomic DNA includes:
- the Slik gene encoding sterile20-like kinase isoform X5, which yields MSSKRNWSTRKQRRQKWRKNTKNYISGSEQRTSQLPLEVDQLGDDSASMRSDADVKISEKENLAASPVSAKKEESHKREINRDGEKEDRNKKLRKAESKENIPASVEKKQAPKPPSTSEANERRVSREKGPAPPPPPMRQDSKNEDKENNLKTSDKQSVIEILDQCKSTEDSKREKHPSSESHDMVETGLDTEKQGVKDSFEKLTAGNEKEKDTRQKLIAEAKASQSSRMELPLEEKRKSAPVRPESTEDWSKPAFNKQSSLEERSRGEKKPVDVQMKRPSLTEDSRKSLQEKRKSVEEKLNAVLEKRFSMDSEMRTNIPSLETLTRRETAGPSAILSENNIVKACSTEDIKTDYGTGKVESVVKSHSEGSSRYDSLENFSDEFDGKREKKKKWLHKELTRESVANEASTGEKRGSSINVSVITSTPIRSRSASSRRGSGDNVVVITGKADQDIRPNTSTVRITAESPDLSNSLASNISQVTVVTTHPPVLVDAVSPTPLSCRPSPTSEVVIVANELNKTQVNESSTDDDGFPSLDSLEYTPQEQPIVLTDASKRVGKKLDESEVLIVSPIVDELQDTSHVSVVTVGDDKEQVKDSSMLNKRGAARTASSQSLLDRSSTKSDSGDEITKMIVAGTTVEHVDIDDMDRNSKKVNGLIKTDKAVAGGRIDEKVLKTIRQKDTGKMYKEKRISPDSFEGSRSQSESGSTRSHTPSKSIDRSDAESISTTISQDSRESNKENHISQGQTPETEEEVVLRRKPDYARDIPRPTKTKEDIQMMNLKKKTRKRTRKFEIDGVVVTTTTSKVIYGDDENGKVYDDQIFRKQELRELKMLQKMEQKQFQDLSQKAQFNKDQQEKRFEQERQLLERNAETDLETLGRQQRQQIERAEAQQEADLRLASKKIRSEQERELKQFRESLKQELRLLKQEVDLMPKDKRKSAFKIRKEKLEAEHEEREKHFLDKLNESHELSLRRLSDSHREKIALMERQFLQQKQQLMRAREAAIWEQEERHIHEKQQLLKKQLKDIFFLQRHQMLIRHEKELEQMKRMNQRKEEELVKRQTVERRNLPKRIRNEMKAREMMFRESMRISISAVIAPDPDAEREKLKKFQENEKKRYRAEQQRFELKHSRQLEEVRAQSDATIKELEQLQNEKRKMLMEHETLKLKELEEAYGKELREWKAQLKPRKQKLEAELSAELDALEARYRDYFPSGLSGLSVPPLDYSSNIFHFEGWRKSPRLPRSTPASPSPFTIPRVSLRIGSSDTGSVNGMLSRSHSKPDLAPSSSSRR from the exons ATGTCGTCGAAGAGGAATTGGTCGACGAGGAAGCAGAG AAGGCAAAAATGGCGAAAAAACACAAAGAACTATATCAGCGGATCG GAGCAACGCACATCTCAGCTTCCTCTGGAGGTGGATCAGCTCGGAGATGACTCTGCATCTATGCGCAGTGACGCTGATGTCAAGA TTTCTGAGAAAGAAAATCTTGCCGCATCACCCGTATCTGCGAAGAAAGAAGAGAGCCACAAACGAGAGATCAACAGAGATGGTGAAAAGGAGGACAGGAACAAGAAATTACGGAAAGCAGAATCTAAAGAGAACATACCTGCGTCTGTTGAGAAGAAACAA GCACCTAAACCACCTAgtacaagcgaagcaaacgaacgTAGAGTATCTCGGGAGAAAGGTCCtgctcctcctccacctcctatGCGTCAGGATAGTAAAAACGAGGATAAGGAAAATAATTTGAAGACTTCCGATAAGCAGAGCGTCATCGAGATACTAGACCAATGTAAGAGCACTGAGGACAGCAAACGAGAAAAACACCCGTCATCAGAGAGTCACGACATGGTAGAGACAGGCCTGGATACCGAGAAACAGGGCGTCAAAGATAGTTTTGAGAAATTAACAGCTGGTAATGAGAAGGAGAAGGACACGAGACAGAAATTGATAGCCGAAGCTAAAGCGAGTCAGTCATCCAGAATGGAATTACCAttggaagaaaaaagaaaatccgCTCCAGTTAGACCAGAGTCGACAGAGGATTGGTCGAAGCCAGCATTCAACAAACAATCCTCGTTAGAAGAGAGAAGCAG aGGCGAGAAAAAACCCGTTGACGTGCAGATGAAACGACCATCCCTAACGGAAGACAGTCGCAAAAGCTTGCAGGAGAAGCGAAAGTCGGTCGAGGAGAAGTTAAATGCGGTTCTAGAGAAACGATTCTCGATGGATTCCGAAATGCGCACGAACATTCCATCGCTGGAAACGTTGACGCGTCGAGAAACGGCCGGTCCAAGTGCGATCCTGTCCGAAAATAACATCGTCAAGGCTTGCTCCACGGAGGATATTAAAACCGATTACGGAACAGGCAAGGTGGAGTCTGTCGTTAAAAGTCACAGCGAAGGATCATCCAGATACGATTCGTTGGAGAACTTTTCGGACGAGTTCGATGGGAAAcgagaaaagaagaagaagtggTTACACAAGGAACTGACTCGTGAGAGCGTCGCGAACGAAGCTTCCACCGGCGAAAAAAGAGGTTCTTCGATAAATGTATCGGTAATTACATCGACGCCTATTAGGAGTAGAAGTGCGTCGTCGAGAAGAGGTAGCGGGGACAACGTAGTTGTCATAACCG GAAAAGCTGACCAAGATATACGTCCAAATACATCAACCGTCCGGATCACGGCCGAAAGTCCAGACTTATCGAATAGCCTAGCGAGCAACATAAGCCAGGTAACAGTCGTGACTACTCATCCTCCGGTATTGGTCGACGCCGTGTCGCCGACGCCTCTCTCTTGCCGACCGTCTCCAACCTCAGAAGTGGTGATTGTTGCGAACGAATTGAACAAGACGCAAGTAAATGAAAGCTCGACCGACGACGACGGATTTCCGAGCCTGGACAGCCTGGAATACACGCCGCAGGAACAGCCAATTGTTCTTACGGACGCTTCGAAACGGGTGGGCAAGAAGCTGGATGAGTCCGAGGTGTTGATTGTAAGTCCGATTGTGGACGAGTTGCAGGACACTAGTCACGTCTCCGTGGTGACGGTCGGTGACGACAAGGAACAGGTGAAGGACTcctccatgctaaacaaacgcgGCGCAGCGCGAACTGCCTCCTCGCAGAGTTTGCTCGATAGATCGAGTACAAAGAGTGATAGCGGGGATGAGATTACGAAGATGATAGTCGCTGGAACGACTGTTGAGCACGTGGACATCGACGACATGGACCGAAACTCGAAGAAGGTGAACGGCTTGATCAAAACCGATAAGGCAGTTGCGGGTGGCCGCATCGACGAAAAGGTTCTCAAGACGATCAGACAGAAGGACACAGGCAAAATGTACAAAGAGAAAAGAATATCTCCGGACAGCTTTGAGGGGTCGAGATCGCAGAGCGAGTCCGGCTCGACGAGATCGCACACGCCGAGCAAGAGCATAGATCGTTCGGACGCCGAGTCAATCTCGACCACGATCAGCCAGGACAGCAGAGAATCGAACAAGGAAAACCACATCAGTCAAGGACAGACGCCGGAAACGGAAGAGGAAGTAGTGCTACGGCGGAAGCCCGATTACGCTCGCGATATACCGCGGCCGACCAAGACAAAGGAGGACATACAGatgatgaatttgaagaaaaaaacAAGAAAGCGAACTAGGAAATTTGAGATAGACGGGGTGGTGGTTACGACGACCACGTCTAAGGTGATCTATGGCGACGACGAGAATGGCAAAGTCTACGATGATCAGATATTTAGGAAGCAGGAGTTGAGGGAACTGAAGATGCTGCAGAAGATGGAGCAAAAGCAGTTCCAGGACCTATCGCAGAAGGCCCAGTTCAACAAGGATCAGCAGGAGAAGCGTTTCGAGCAGGAACGCCAGCTCTTGGAGCGGAACGCCGAAACCGATTTGGAAACGCTTGGCCGGCAGCAGAGGCAGCAAATTGAGCGAGCCGAAGCGCAGCAGGAGGCTGATCTCAGGCTAGCCTCGAAGAAGATCCGCAGCGAGCAGGAGAGGGAGCTGAAACAGTTCCGGGAGAGCCTCAAGCAGGAGCTCAGACTGCTGAAGCAAGAGGTGGATCTGATGCCGAAGGACAAGCGGAAGAGCGCGTTCAAGATCCGAAAGGAGAAGCTCGAGGCCGAACACGAGGAAAGAGAGAAACACTTTTTGGACAAGCTGAACGAAAGCCACGAGCTCTCTCTGAGGAGACTGTCCGATAGCCATCGGGAAAAGATCGCGCTGATGGAGAGGCAATTCTTGCAGCAGAAACAACAGCTGATGAGGGCTCGGGAGGCGGCGATCTGGGAGCAAGAGGAACGGCATATTCATGAGAAGCAGCAGCTGCTGAAGAAACAACTGAAGGACATCTTCTTCCTACAAAGGCATCAGATGTTGATTCGCCACGAGAAAGAGCTCGAGCAGATGAAGCGGATGAATCAGAGGAAAGAGGAGGAGCTGGTCAAGCGGCAGACGGTCGAGCGCAGAAACCTGCCGAAGCGGATCCGCAACGAAATGAAGGCGCGCGAGATGATGTTCCGGGAGTCGATGAGAATCTCGATATCGGCGGTAATTGCGCCGGACCCGGACGCCGAGCGGGAGAAGCTGAAGAAATTTCAGGAAAATGAGAAGAAGAGATACAGGGCGGAGCAACAGCGGTTCGAATTAAAGCATTCGAGGCAACTTGAAGAAGTGAGAGCGCAGAGTGACGCCACCATCAAAGAACTGGAACAGTTGCAGAACGAGAAGAGGAAAATGCTAATGGAGCACGAAACGTTGAAGCTGAAGGAGTTGGAAGAAGCGTACGGTAAAGAACTACGGGAGTGGAAGGCGCAGTTGAAGCCTCGCAAACAG AAGTTAGAGGCTGAGCTGTCGGCTGAATTGGACGCGTTGGAAGCTCGCTACCGAGACTATTTCCCTTCGGGTCTTAGTGGTCTCTCTGTTCCACCTTTAGACTATTCTTCTAACATCTTTCATTTCGAAGGCTGGAGGAAGTCGCCGCGTTTGCCCCGTTCCACCCCTGCATCCCCTTCCCCGTTCACCATTCCAAGGGTATCGTTGAGGATCGGTAGTTCGGACACCGGCTCCGTAAATGGCATGCTTTCGCGAAGTCATTCGAAACCGGACCTGGCACCATCCTCCTCGTCTCGTAGATAG
- the Slik gene encoding sterile20-like kinase isoform X4 yields MSSKRNWSTRKQRRQKWRKNTKNYISGSPHHPCVCQEQRTSQLPLEVDQLGDDSASMRSDADVKISEKENLAASPVSAKKEESHKREINRDGEKEDRNKKLRKAESKENIPASVEKKQAPKPPSTSEANERRVSREKGPAPPPPPMRQDSKNEDKENNLKTSDKQSVIEILDQCKSTEDSKREKHPSSESHDMVETGLDTEKQGVKDSFEKLTAGNEKEKDTRQKLIAEAKASQSSRMELPLEEKRKSAPVRPESTEDWSKPAFNKQSSLEERSRGEKKPVDVQMKRPSLTEDSRKSLQEKRKSVEEKLNAVLEKRFSMDSEMRTNIPSLETLTRRETAGPSAILSENNIVKACSTEDIKTDYGTGKVESVVKSHSEGSSRYDSLENFSDEFDGKREKKKKWLHKELTRESVANEASTGEKRGSSINVSVITSTPIRSRSASSRRGSGDNVVVITGKADQDIRPNTSTVRITAESPDLSNSLASNISQVTVVTTHPPVLVDAVSPTPLSCRPSPTSEVVIVANELNKTQVNESSTDDDGFPSLDSLEYTPQEQPIVLTDASKRVGKKLDESEVLIVSPIVDELQDTSHVSVVTVGDDKEQVKDSSMLNKRGAARTASSQSLLDRSSTKSDSGDEITKMIVAGTTVEHVDIDDMDRNSKKVNGLIKTDKAVAGGRIDEKVLKTIRQKDTGKMYKEKRISPDSFEGSRSQSESGSTRSHTPSKSIDRSDAESISTTISQDSRESNKENHISQGQTPETEEEVVLRRKPDYARDIPRPTKTKEDIQMMNLKKKTRKRTRKFEIDGVVVTTTTSKVIYGDDENGKVYDDQIFRKQELRELKMLQKMEQKQFQDLSQKAQFNKDQQEKRFEQERQLLERNAETDLETLGRQQRQQIERAEAQQEADLRLASKKIRSEQERELKQFRESLKQELRLLKQEVDLMPKDKRKSAFKIRKEKLEAEHEEREKHFLDKLNESHELSLRRLSDSHREKIALMERQFLQQKQQLMRAREAAIWEQEERHIHEKQQLLKKQLKDIFFLQRHQMLIRHEKELEQMKRMNQRKEEELVKRQTVERRNLPKRIRNEMKAREMMFRESMRISISAVIAPDPDAEREKLKKFQENEKKRYRAEQQRFELKHSRQLEEVRAQSDATIKELEQLQNEKRKMLMEHETLKLKELEEAYGKELREWKAQLKPRKQKLEAELSAELDALEARYRDYFPSGLSGLSVPPLDYSSNIFHFEGWRKSPRLPRSTPASPSPFTIPRVSLRIGSSDTGSVNGMLSRSHSKPDLAPSSSSRR; encoded by the exons ATGTCGTCGAAGAGGAATTGGTCGACGAGGAAGCAGAG AAGGCAAAAATGGCGAAAAAACACAAAGAACTATATCAGCGGATCG CCCCATCACCCCTGCGTTTGTCAG GAGCAACGCACATCTCAGCTTCCTCTGGAGGTGGATCAGCTCGGAGATGACTCTGCATCTATGCGCAGTGACGCTGATGTCAAGA TTTCTGAGAAAGAAAATCTTGCCGCATCACCCGTATCTGCGAAGAAAGAAGAGAGCCACAAACGAGAGATCAACAGAGATGGTGAAAAGGAGGACAGGAACAAGAAATTACGGAAAGCAGAATCTAAAGAGAACATACCTGCGTCTGTTGAGAAGAAACAA GCACCTAAACCACCTAgtacaagcgaagcaaacgaacgTAGAGTATCTCGGGAGAAAGGTCCtgctcctcctccacctcctatGCGTCAGGATAGTAAAAACGAGGATAAGGAAAATAATTTGAAGACTTCCGATAAGCAGAGCGTCATCGAGATACTAGACCAATGTAAGAGCACTGAGGACAGCAAACGAGAAAAACACCCGTCATCAGAGAGTCACGACATGGTAGAGACAGGCCTGGATACCGAGAAACAGGGCGTCAAAGATAGTTTTGAGAAATTAACAGCTGGTAATGAGAAGGAGAAGGACACGAGACAGAAATTGATAGCCGAAGCTAAAGCGAGTCAGTCATCCAGAATGGAATTACCAttggaagaaaaaagaaaatccgCTCCAGTTAGACCAGAGTCGACAGAGGATTGGTCGAAGCCAGCATTCAACAAACAATCCTCGTTAGAAGAGAGAAGCAG aGGCGAGAAAAAACCCGTTGACGTGCAGATGAAACGACCATCCCTAACGGAAGACAGTCGCAAAAGCTTGCAGGAGAAGCGAAAGTCGGTCGAGGAGAAGTTAAATGCGGTTCTAGAGAAACGATTCTCGATGGATTCCGAAATGCGCACGAACATTCCATCGCTGGAAACGTTGACGCGTCGAGAAACGGCCGGTCCAAGTGCGATCCTGTCCGAAAATAACATCGTCAAGGCTTGCTCCACGGAGGATATTAAAACCGATTACGGAACAGGCAAGGTGGAGTCTGTCGTTAAAAGTCACAGCGAAGGATCATCCAGATACGATTCGTTGGAGAACTTTTCGGACGAGTTCGATGGGAAAcgagaaaagaagaagaagtggTTACACAAGGAACTGACTCGTGAGAGCGTCGCGAACGAAGCTTCCACCGGCGAAAAAAGAGGTTCTTCGATAAATGTATCGGTAATTACATCGACGCCTATTAGGAGTAGAAGTGCGTCGTCGAGAAGAGGTAGCGGGGACAACGTAGTTGTCATAACCG GAAAAGCTGACCAAGATATACGTCCAAATACATCAACCGTCCGGATCACGGCCGAAAGTCCAGACTTATCGAATAGCCTAGCGAGCAACATAAGCCAGGTAACAGTCGTGACTACTCATCCTCCGGTATTGGTCGACGCCGTGTCGCCGACGCCTCTCTCTTGCCGACCGTCTCCAACCTCAGAAGTGGTGATTGTTGCGAACGAATTGAACAAGACGCAAGTAAATGAAAGCTCGACCGACGACGACGGATTTCCGAGCCTGGACAGCCTGGAATACACGCCGCAGGAACAGCCAATTGTTCTTACGGACGCTTCGAAACGGGTGGGCAAGAAGCTGGATGAGTCCGAGGTGTTGATTGTAAGTCCGATTGTGGACGAGTTGCAGGACACTAGTCACGTCTCCGTGGTGACGGTCGGTGACGACAAGGAACAGGTGAAGGACTcctccatgctaaacaaacgcgGCGCAGCGCGAACTGCCTCCTCGCAGAGTTTGCTCGATAGATCGAGTACAAAGAGTGATAGCGGGGATGAGATTACGAAGATGATAGTCGCTGGAACGACTGTTGAGCACGTGGACATCGACGACATGGACCGAAACTCGAAGAAGGTGAACGGCTTGATCAAAACCGATAAGGCAGTTGCGGGTGGCCGCATCGACGAAAAGGTTCTCAAGACGATCAGACAGAAGGACACAGGCAAAATGTACAAAGAGAAAAGAATATCTCCGGACAGCTTTGAGGGGTCGAGATCGCAGAGCGAGTCCGGCTCGACGAGATCGCACACGCCGAGCAAGAGCATAGATCGTTCGGACGCCGAGTCAATCTCGACCACGATCAGCCAGGACAGCAGAGAATCGAACAAGGAAAACCACATCAGTCAAGGACAGACGCCGGAAACGGAAGAGGAAGTAGTGCTACGGCGGAAGCCCGATTACGCTCGCGATATACCGCGGCCGACCAAGACAAAGGAGGACATACAGatgatgaatttgaagaaaaaaacAAGAAAGCGAACTAGGAAATTTGAGATAGACGGGGTGGTGGTTACGACGACCACGTCTAAGGTGATCTATGGCGACGACGAGAATGGCAAAGTCTACGATGATCAGATATTTAGGAAGCAGGAGTTGAGGGAACTGAAGATGCTGCAGAAGATGGAGCAAAAGCAGTTCCAGGACCTATCGCAGAAGGCCCAGTTCAACAAGGATCAGCAGGAGAAGCGTTTCGAGCAGGAACGCCAGCTCTTGGAGCGGAACGCCGAAACCGATTTGGAAACGCTTGGCCGGCAGCAGAGGCAGCAAATTGAGCGAGCCGAAGCGCAGCAGGAGGCTGATCTCAGGCTAGCCTCGAAGAAGATCCGCAGCGAGCAGGAGAGGGAGCTGAAACAGTTCCGGGAGAGCCTCAAGCAGGAGCTCAGACTGCTGAAGCAAGAGGTGGATCTGATGCCGAAGGACAAGCGGAAGAGCGCGTTCAAGATCCGAAAGGAGAAGCTCGAGGCCGAACACGAGGAAAGAGAGAAACACTTTTTGGACAAGCTGAACGAAAGCCACGAGCTCTCTCTGAGGAGACTGTCCGATAGCCATCGGGAAAAGATCGCGCTGATGGAGAGGCAATTCTTGCAGCAGAAACAACAGCTGATGAGGGCTCGGGAGGCGGCGATCTGGGAGCAAGAGGAACGGCATATTCATGAGAAGCAGCAGCTGCTGAAGAAACAACTGAAGGACATCTTCTTCCTACAAAGGCATCAGATGTTGATTCGCCACGAGAAAGAGCTCGAGCAGATGAAGCGGATGAATCAGAGGAAAGAGGAGGAGCTGGTCAAGCGGCAGACGGTCGAGCGCAGAAACCTGCCGAAGCGGATCCGCAACGAAATGAAGGCGCGCGAGATGATGTTCCGGGAGTCGATGAGAATCTCGATATCGGCGGTAATTGCGCCGGACCCGGACGCCGAGCGGGAGAAGCTGAAGAAATTTCAGGAAAATGAGAAGAAGAGATACAGGGCGGAGCAACAGCGGTTCGAATTAAAGCATTCGAGGCAACTTGAAGAAGTGAGAGCGCAGAGTGACGCCACCATCAAAGAACTGGAACAGTTGCAGAACGAGAAGAGGAAAATGCTAATGGAGCACGAAACGTTGAAGCTGAAGGAGTTGGAAGAAGCGTACGGTAAAGAACTACGGGAGTGGAAGGCGCAGTTGAAGCCTCGCAAACAG AAGTTAGAGGCTGAGCTGTCGGCTGAATTGGACGCGTTGGAAGCTCGCTACCGAGACTATTTCCCTTCGGGTCTTAGTGGTCTCTCTGTTCCACCTTTAGACTATTCTTCTAACATCTTTCATTTCGAAGGCTGGAGGAAGTCGCCGCGTTTGCCCCGTTCCACCCCTGCATCCCCTTCCCCGTTCACCATTCCAAGGGTATCGTTGAGGATCGGTAGTTCGGACACCGGCTCCGTAAATGGCATGCTTTCGCGAAGTCATTCGAAACCGGACCTGGCACCATCCTCCTCGTCTCGTAGATAG